One Pseudomonas sp. MH9.2 DNA segment encodes these proteins:
- the pstA gene encoding phosphate ABC transporter permease PstA encodes MSAGAVSIAVIMTLGLLTVIAVRGLGHFWPADVVRAQYNVPNQTNHVLIGEVVQAEEVPRVRLKGAGLPVPDVGPEFMTRELFKVGNRDTNPSDFTWVVGEWLTEQSKPAELMTLERREWGNYYGYLVNLKEDGKVIAEGEAAWPILQERIKRVETLASELGRLEKKDIGAINHGIERLRLHKRKLELDGKLDAAAQADMDSERAELDARYQAIEGRLGSLHEAFNRDSLTARDANGTEVVISVGKVVHAYQPNAMGTFTKLGFYFKKLWEFLSEDPREANTEGGIFPAIFGTVMMTLIMAMIVTPFGVLAAVYLREYARQGPVTRLIRIAVNNLAGVPAIVYGVFGLGFFVYVLGGSVDRLFFPEALPAPTFGTPGLLWASLTLALLAVPVVIVATEEGLARIPRTVREGSLALGATKAETLWKIVLPMASPAMMTGMILAVARAAGEVAPLMLVGVVKLAPSLPVDGNYPYLHLDQKIMHLGFHIYDVGFQSPNVEAARPLVYATALLLVLVIALLNLSAVAIRNHLREKYKALDS; translated from the coding sequence ATGAGCGCGGGCGCTGTGTCCATCGCGGTGATCATGACTCTGGGCTTGCTGACAGTGATCGCCGTCCGTGGCTTGGGTCACTTCTGGCCGGCTGATGTGGTGCGCGCGCAGTACAACGTGCCCAATCAGACTAACCATGTATTGATCGGTGAAGTGGTACAGGCCGAGGAAGTACCTCGCGTTCGCCTCAAGGGTGCGGGCTTGCCGGTACCCGATGTGGGTCCGGAGTTCATGACTCGCGAGCTGTTCAAGGTCGGTAACCGTGATACCAACCCAAGCGATTTCACCTGGGTTGTCGGCGAATGGCTGACGGAGCAGAGCAAACCTGCCGAGCTGATGACCCTGGAGCGACGTGAGTGGGGTAATTACTACGGCTACCTGGTCAACCTCAAGGAAGACGGCAAAGTCATCGCCGAAGGTGAAGCAGCCTGGCCGATTCTTCAAGAGCGAATCAAGCGCGTCGAAACCCTGGCCAGTGAGCTTGGCAGGCTCGAGAAAAAAGACATTGGTGCCATCAACCATGGCATCGAGCGTCTGCGTCTGCACAAACGCAAACTGGAACTCGACGGCAAGCTCGATGCTGCCGCTCAAGCGGACATGGACAGCGAGCGCGCCGAACTGGACGCTCGTTACCAGGCGATTGAGGGGCGACTGGGCTCGTTGCATGAGGCATTCAATCGCGACAGCCTGACAGCCCGCGATGCCAACGGCACCGAAGTGGTGATCAGCGTTGGCAAAGTGGTTCACGCTTACCAACCGAATGCCATGGGCACTTTTACCAAGCTTGGTTTCTACTTCAAGAAATTGTGGGAGTTCCTCAGCGAAGACCCGCGTGAAGCCAACACCGAAGGCGGGATCTTCCCGGCGATTTTCGGCACTGTGATGATGACCTTGATCATGGCCATGATCGTCACTCCGTTCGGCGTTCTGGCTGCGGTGTACCTGCGAGAGTACGCACGGCAAGGCCCGGTCACCCGGTTGATCCGTATCGCGGTGAATAACCTGGCCGGGGTGCCGGCGATTGTGTACGGGGTATTCGGTCTGGGTTTCTTTGTTTACGTGCTCGGCGGTTCGGTGGATCGGCTGTTCTTCCCTGAAGCCTTGCCAGCGCCGACCTTCGGCACGCCAGGCTTGCTCTGGGCGTCTCTGACCCTCGCACTGCTGGCCGTTCCCGTGGTGATCGTTGCCACCGAAGAAGGCTTGGCGCGTATTCCGCGTACCGTTCGCGAGGGCTCGCTGGCACTCGGCGCAACCAAGGCTGAAACCCTATGGAAGATCGTGCTGCCCATGGCCAGCCCGGCGATGATGACCGGGATGATTCTGGCGGTCGCCCGTGCTGCCGGTGAAGTGGCGCCGTTGATGCTGGTGGGTGTAGTGAAACTGGCGCCGTCGCTGCCGGTGGACGGCAACTACCCGTACCTGCACCTTGACCAGAAGATCATGCACTTGGGCTTCCATATTTATGACGTCGGCTTCCAGAGCCCGAACGTCGAAGCCGCGCGGCCGCTGGTGTACGCCACGGCGCTGCTGCTGGTACTGGTGATCGCCTTGCTCAACCTGTCTGCGGTGGCCATTCGTAACCACCTGCGCGAGAAGTACAAAGCGCTGGATAGCTGA
- a CDS encoding phosphate ABC transporter substrate-binding protein PstS family protein yields MRLKRLMAALTFVAAGVATATAVAAVDPAIPGYTKTTGVSGNLSSVGSDTLANLMTLWAEAYKKEYPSVNIQIQAAGSATAPPALTEGTSNLGPMSRKMKDTELAAFEQKYGYKPTAIPVAVDALAIFVHKDNPIQHLTMEQVDAIFSATRLCGAKAEAKTWGDVGVTGDLAGKPIQLFGRNSVSGTYGYFKEEALCKGDFRANVNEQPGSASVVSSISSSLNGIGYSGIGYKTSSVKTVALSKKGSTEFIEDSEENALNGKYPLSRFLFIYVNKAPNKPLAPLEAEFVKMVLSKQGQEVVIKDGYIPLPAKVAAKALADLGLQEGAAK; encoded by the coding sequence ATGAGACTTAAGCGATTGATGGCGGCTCTGACTTTCGTCGCCGCAGGCGTTGCCACCGCCACTGCGGTTGCTGCTGTTGACCCAGCTATTCCAGGCTATACCAAGACCACCGGTGTCTCGGGTAACCTGTCCAGTGTCGGCTCCGATACCCTGGCAAACTTGATGACCTTGTGGGCTGAGGCTTACAAAAAAGAATACCCAAGCGTGAACATTCAGATTCAAGCAGCCGGTTCGGCCACCGCACCACCTGCGTTGACTGAGGGCACCTCGAACCTGGGCCCGATGAGCCGCAAAATGAAAGACACCGAATTGGCGGCTTTCGAGCAGAAGTACGGCTACAAGCCAACTGCAATCCCGGTCGCGGTCGATGCCTTGGCTATTTTTGTACATAAAGACAACCCGATTCAGCACCTGACCATGGAACAAGTGGACGCGATCTTCTCCGCGACCCGTCTGTGTGGCGCCAAAGCCGAAGCCAAAACATGGGGTGATGTTGGCGTGACCGGCGACCTGGCTGGCAAACCGATCCAACTGTTCGGTCGTAACTCGGTATCCGGCACTTACGGCTACTTCAAAGAAGAAGCCCTGTGCAAAGGCGACTTCCGCGCTAACGTTAACGAACAGCCAGGTTCTGCTTCGGTTGTAAGCTCGATCAGCAGCTCGTTGAACGGCATCGGTTACTCAGGTATCGGCTACAAAACGTCCAGCGTGAAGACGGTTGCCCTGTCCAAGAAAGGCAGCACTGAATTCATCGAAGACAGCGAAGAAAACGCACTGAACGGCAAATACCCACTGTCGCGCTTCCTGTTCATCTACGTGAACAAAGCGCCGAACAAGCCTCTGGCACCGCTGGAAGCCGAGTTCGTGAAAATGGTCCTGTCTAAACAGGGTCAAGAAGTCGTGATCAAAGACGGTTACATCCCGTTGCCAGCCAAGGTTGCTGCAAAAGCACTGGCTGACCTGGGCTTGCAGGAAGGCGCTGCTAAGTAA
- a CDS encoding 5-(carboxyamino)imidazole ribonucleotide synthase, which yields MKIGVIGGGQLGRMLALAGTPLGMSFAFLDPAPDACAAALGEHLRADYGDQDHLRQLADEVDLVTFEFESVPAETVAFLSQFVPVYPSAEALRIARDRWFEKSMFKDLGIPTPTFADIQSQADLDAAVASIGLPAVLKTRTLGYDGKGQKVLRTAADVVGTFAELGSVACLLEGFVPFTGEVSLIAVRGRDGETRFYPLVHNTHENGVLRLSIASTAHPLQALAEDYAGRVLKQLDYVGVLGFEFFEVDGGLKANEIAPRVHNSGHWTTEGAECSQFENHLRAVAGLPLGSTAKVGESAMLNFIGEVPAVDKVVAIDDCHLHHYGKAFKVGRKVGHATLRCADRATLDRQIKKVEALIKL from the coding sequence TTCTCGACCCGGCGCCGGATGCCTGTGCCGCTGCGTTGGGCGAACATCTGCGTGCCGATTACGGCGATCAGGATCATCTGCGCCAGTTGGCCGATGAAGTCGATCTGGTGACCTTCGAATTCGAAAGTGTGCCAGCAGAAACCGTGGCGTTCCTGTCGCAGTTCGTGCCGGTTTATCCAAGTGCCGAAGCGCTGCGGATTGCCCGTGATCGCTGGTTCGAAAAGAGCATGTTCAAGGACCTCGGCATTCCAACGCCTACCTTCGCTGATATCCAGTCGCAAGCCGATCTGGACGCCGCAGTGGCCAGCATTGGTCTGCCTGCCGTGCTGAAAACCCGCACCCTCGGTTATGACGGCAAGGGCCAGAAAGTACTGCGTACAGCGGCTGATGTGGTCGGCACGTTTGCTGAGTTGGGCAGTGTTGCCTGTTTGCTGGAAGGTTTCGTGCCCTTCACGGGTGAAGTGTCGCTGATTGCCGTGCGCGGCCGCGATGGCGAAACGCGCTTCTATCCGCTGGTGCACAACACCCACGAAAATGGGGTTTTGCGTCTGTCGATTGCCAGCACCGCGCATCCGCTGCAAGCGCTGGCTGAGGATTACGCCGGTCGCGTACTCAAGCAACTCGATTATGTCGGCGTGCTGGGGTTCGAGTTCTTTGAAGTCGATGGCGGTTTGAAGGCCAACGAGATTGCACCCCGTGTGCATAACTCGGGGCATTGGACCACCGAAGGCGCCGAGTGCAGCCAGTTCGAAAACCACCTGCGGGCGGTGGCGGGTTTGCCGTTGGGCTCCACTGCCAAGGTCGGCGAAAGCGCCATGCTCAACTTCATCGGTGAAGTGCCGGCTGTGGACAAGGTCGTCGCCATCGATGACTGCCATCTGCATCACTACGGCAAGGCGTTCAAGGTTGGGCGCAAAGTGGGTCACGCCACCTTGCGCTGTGCTGATCGCGCCACCCTTGATCGGCAGATCAAAAAAGTCGAAGCGCTGATCAAGCTGTAA
- a CDS encoding GlsB/YeaQ/YmgE family stress response membrane protein: MGIIGTIFIGLIVGLLARFLKPGDDSMGWIMTIVLGIGGSLAATYGGQALGIYQAGQGAGFLGALVGAVVLLVLYGMIKKD; the protein is encoded by the coding sequence ATGGGTATTATCGGAACCATTTTTATCGGTTTGATCGTGGGCTTGCTGGCTCGCTTCCTCAAGCCAGGCGATGACAGCATGGGTTGGATCATGACCATTGTGCTGGGTATCGGGGGCTCGCTGGCTGCGACCTACGGGGGTCAGGCGCTGGGCATTTATCAGGCAGGCCAGGGCGCGGGTTTCCTCGGCGCATTGGTGGGTGCGGTGGTGCTGCTGGTGCTTTACGGCATGATCAAAAAAGACTGA
- a CDS encoding acyl-CoA thioesterase — protein MIELEQEDPIPQGDLALQITALPRETNGFGDIFGGWLVSQMDLAGTAMASKVAGGRVATVAIDRMAFLIPVAVGAQLSFYTQALDIGRSSIQMMVEVWSDDPLSSEWRKVTEAVFVFVAIDGSGRTRSVPARR, from the coding sequence ATGATTGAACTCGAACAAGAAGATCCGATACCGCAGGGCGACCTTGCATTGCAAATTACTGCTTTGCCCCGCGAAACCAATGGTTTCGGCGATATTTTCGGCGGCTGGCTGGTCTCGCAAATGGACTTGGCGGGAACTGCCATGGCCAGTAAAGTCGCTGGCGGCCGCGTTGCGACCGTAGCCATTGATCGCATGGCATTCCTGATCCCGGTCGCAGTCGGCGCGCAATTGTCCTTCTATACCCAGGCCCTGGACATCGGCCGCAGCTCGATCCAGATGATGGTCGAAGTATGGAGCGATGACCCACTGTCCAGCGAATGGCGCAAAGTCACCGAAGCGGTGTTTGTGTTCGTCGCCATCGATGGTAGCGGCCGCACTCGCTCGGTACCGGCACGGCGATAA
- a CDS encoding ABC transporter permease subunit, producing the protein MNDLANSTMTQNSPPERIDFNAPELKRKRRIRAFKDRLTQWYVLVGGLAVLAAITLIFFYLAYVVAPLFQGAKLTTEKALNPAWMQDAGKPLMIAIEEQNKVGLRVSDKGEALFFRIDDGTELKHVALPIPTGTTVTAIGKDQPGSPLMVLGLSNGQALVFKHNYLITYPGNVKTISPTITYPFGEAALSLDEQGRPLEHVSLNASDKVLMVAGSTGSQLHVLSLSQEENMMTGETTSELTRIELPHMTEVVKAIFIDPRQQWLYVINGRAQADVFSLRDRSLNGRYKLLEDGNAEVSASTQLVGGVSLIIGSTTGGLAQWFMARDTDGELRLEHIRDFQMGTTPIVQITGEERRKGFVALDASGKLGVFHSTAHRTLLVDQVAQGPGVMGLSPRADEVIVEEGGKLLPMSLRNPHPEVSWSALWSKVWYENYDGPKYVWQSTASSTDFEPKLSLAPLTYGTLKAAFYAMLLAAPLAIAAAIYTAYFMAPGMRRKVKPVIELMEAMPTVILGFFAGLFLAPYLEGHLPGIFSLLLLTPIGILLAGFIWSRLPESFRLRVPDGWEAAILIPVVLLVGWLSLGMSPYMETWFFGGDMRMWITNDLGITYDQRNALVVGLAMGFAVIPNIYSIAEDAVFSVPRGLTLGSLALGATPWQTMTRVVILTASPGIFSALMIGMGRAVGETMIVLMATGNTPIMDMNLFEGMRTLAANVAVEMPESEVGGSHYRVLFLAALVLLMFTFVMNTLAELIRQRLRKKYSSL; encoded by the coding sequence ATGAATGATCTGGCCAATTCCACCATGACTCAAAATTCCCCTCCCGAGCGAATTGACTTCAATGCGCCCGAGCTCAAGCGAAAACGCCGTATACGCGCGTTTAAAGACCGTCTGACCCAGTGGTATGTACTGGTCGGTGGCCTGGCAGTGCTGGCCGCTATTACGCTGATTTTCTTCTATCTTGCTTACGTGGTCGCGCCCTTGTTCCAAGGTGCGAAACTGACCACCGAGAAGGCGCTCAATCCGGCCTGGATGCAGGATGCGGGCAAGCCACTGATGATTGCCATCGAAGAGCAGAACAAGGTTGGCCTGCGAGTATCCGACAAGGGTGAAGCGCTGTTCTTCCGCATCGACGACGGGACCGAGCTCAAGCATGTCGCCTTGCCGATTCCGACGGGCACGACTGTGACGGCTATCGGTAAAGATCAGCCAGGCAGCCCGTTGATGGTGCTGGGTCTGTCCAACGGTCAGGCACTGGTGTTCAAACACAACTACCTGATCACCTACCCGGGCAACGTCAAGACCATCAGTCCGACCATCACGTATCCATTTGGCGAAGCGGCGCTGAGCCTGGACGAACAAGGCCGGCCCTTGGAGCACGTCAGCCTCAACGCCAGCGACAAAGTCCTGATGGTAGCGGGTTCCACCGGCTCGCAATTGCATGTGCTCTCCTTGTCCCAGGAAGAAAACATGATGACCGGGGAGACCACCAGCGAGTTGACCCGCATCGAACTGCCGCACATGACCGAAGTGGTCAAGGCAATCTTTATCGATCCGCGCCAGCAGTGGCTGTACGTGATCAACGGTCGCGCTCAGGCCGACGTCTTCAGCTTGCGTGATCGCAGCCTCAACGGCCGCTACAAACTGCTGGAAGACGGTAACGCTGAAGTCTCCGCCAGTACGCAATTGGTCGGCGGTGTGTCGCTGATTATCGGCAGCACCACGGGCGGTCTGGCTCAGTGGTTCATGGCCCGCGATACCGACGGCGAGTTGCGCCTGGAGCACATCCGTGACTTCCAGATGGGCACCACGCCGATCGTACAAATCACCGGCGAAGAGCGCCGTAAAGGCTTCGTCGCCCTCGACGCTTCCGGCAAGCTCGGGGTGTTCCATAGCACCGCGCATCGCACGCTGTTGGTCGATCAGGTGGCTCAGGGCCCAGGTGTCATGGGACTGTCGCCACGTGCTGACGAGGTCATCGTCGAAGAGGGCGGCAAGTTGCTGCCAATGAGCCTGCGCAACCCGCACCCGGAAGTTTCGTGGAGCGCGCTGTGGAGCAAGGTCTGGTACGAAAACTACGACGGACCGAAGTACGTCTGGCAGTCCACTGCGTCGAGCACTGACTTCGAGCCCAAGCTGAGCCTCGCGCCATTGACCTACGGCACCTTGAAAGCGGCGTTCTACGCGATGCTGCTGGCGGCGCCCCTGGCGATTGCCGCTGCGATCTACACCGCTTACTTCATGGCCCCGGGCATGCGCCGCAAGGTCAAGCCGGTGATCGAACTGATGGAAGCGATGCCGACAGTGATTCTCGGCTTTTTCGCTGGCCTGTTTCTGGCGCCGTATCTGGAAGGGCATTTGCCGGGGATCTTCAGCCTGTTGCTGCTGACACCGATTGGTATTCTGTTGGCGGGCTTTATCTGGAGCCGCTTGCCTGAGTCATTCCGGCTGCGAGTGCCGGATGGTTGGGAAGCCGCGATCCTGATACCTGTGGTGTTGCTGGTGGGCTGGTTGTCGTTGGGCATGAGCCCGTATATGGAAACCTGGTTCTTCGGCGGCGACATGCGCATGTGGATCACCAACGACCTGGGCATTACCTATGATCAGCGCAACGCACTGGTGGTCGGGCTGGCCATGGGTTTCGCAGTGATTCCGAACATCTACTCCATCGCTGAAGACGCCGTATTCAGCGTGCCGCGCGGTCTGACTCTGGGCTCGCTGGCCCTGGGTGCGACGCCATGGCAGACCATGACGCGGGTGGTGATCCTCACCGCCAGCCCTGGCATTTTCTCGGCCTTGATGATCGGCATGGGCCGCGCTGTCGGCGAGACCATGATCGTGCTGATGGCCACCGGTAATACACCGATCATGGACATGAACCTGTTCGAAGGCATGCGTACTCTGGCGGCGAACGTCGCGGTTGAGATGCCAGAGTCCGAAGTCGGCGGCAGCCATTATCGAGTGCTGTTCCTGGCAGCGCTGGTGCTGCTGATGTTCACCTTCGTGATGAACACCTTAGCGGAGCTGATTCGTCAGCGTCTGCGCAAGAAATATTCGTCTCTCTAA
- a CDS encoding DUF3299 domain-containing protein, which produces MRRLLLIALLLASGLARAELPETDWLELMPKSDQKALEAMPEIDHNSPEAQGTFDSKGGLKQSKGLPAVMYSAKTVPAMNGKNIRLGGYPVPLETDAKGRSTLFFLVPYPGACIHVPPPPPNQLVLVRYPKGLKLDDIYTPLWVIGTLKVEAVSNNMADAAYALDASKVRVVVEADL; this is translated from the coding sequence ATGCGCCGTCTCCTCCTTATAGCGCTGCTGTTGGCTTCCGGGCTGGCCCGCGCCGAGCTGCCAGAAACCGATTGGCTCGAGCTGATGCCCAAGTCGGATCAAAAAGCCCTCGAGGCCATGCCTGAAATCGATCACAACTCCCCGGAAGCGCAGGGGACGTTCGATAGCAAAGGCGGTTTGAAGCAGAGCAAAGGCTTGCCTGCCGTGATGTACTCGGCCAAGACCGTACCCGCCATGAATGGCAAAAATATCCGTCTTGGTGGTTATCCCGTGCCGCTGGAAACAGACGCGAAAGGCCGCAGTACCCTGTTCTTCCTCGTGCCATATCCGGGCGCATGCATCCATGTGCCGCCGCCGCCACCCAATCAACTGGTGCTGGTGCGTTATCCAAAAGGCCTGAAGCTGGACGATATCTACACGCCGCTGTGGGTGATCGGCACGCTGAAGGTCGAGGCGGTCAGCAATAACATGGCCGATGCGGCCTACGCGCTGGATGCTTCGAAGGTCCGCGTCGTGGTCGAAGCGGACCTGTAG
- a CDS encoding D-hexose-6-phosphate mutarotase produces the protein MPTPHVESVKLGELNCWRIRHGQAELLVAQQGAHILSYQVDGEPPLIWLNDKAVFKQGKPIRAGIPICWPWFGNLERNPASVQAMRNSSEPANAHGEVRVLDWELLGIGNDGDALLAEFVLPQAEGHLPGWPHNVALKLSIRLDEQLHVSLLSYNAGTEDVTFSQALHSYFAVSDARQVHVEGLDGSRYLDTLKNWEDEHRQDGDLHFTAETDRVYLDTPHHLSIVDPGWQRRIQIMTSGSKSAVLWNPWVDKTRTLSDMAEDGWQHMVCVETANVLSDVVTLAPDAMHTLSVSIWAEPLAALPEA, from the coding sequence ATGCCAACGCCCCATGTCGAATCCGTCAAACTCGGTGAGCTCAACTGCTGGCGCATCCGCCACGGTCAGGCCGAGTTACTCGTCGCCCAGCAAGGCGCGCACATCCTCAGCTACCAAGTGGACGGCGAGCCGCCACTGATCTGGCTAAACGACAAAGCTGTCTTCAAACAAGGCAAGCCGATCCGCGCCGGTATTCCGATTTGCTGGCCCTGGTTTGGCAATCTGGAGCGCAACCCTGCCAGCGTACAGGCGATGCGCAACAGCAGCGAACCGGCCAACGCCCACGGCGAAGTCCGGGTACTAGACTGGGAATTGCTGGGCATTGGCAATGATGGCGACGCGTTACTCGCCGAATTCGTATTGCCGCAGGCTGAAGGTCATTTGCCTGGTTGGCCGCATAACGTCGCCCTCAAACTGAGCATTCGTCTGGACGAGCAGTTGCATGTCAGCCTGCTCAGCTACAACGCTGGCACCGAAGACGTTACCTTCAGCCAGGCATTGCACAGTTATTTCGCGGTCAGCGATGCACGACAGGTCCACGTCGAAGGCCTGGACGGCTCGCGTTACCTGGACACATTGAAAAACTGGGAAGACGAGCATCGGCAGGACGGCGACCTGCATTTCACGGCCGAGACGGACCGCGTTTACCTGGACACACCGCACCATCTGAGCATCGTCGATCCGGGCTGGCAGCGACGGATTCAGATCATGACCAGCGGCTCAAAGTCAGCGGTGCTGTGGAATCCGTGGGTCGACAAGACCAGGACCTTAAGCGACATGGCCGAAGACGGCTGGCAGCACATGGTTTGTGTCGAGACCGCCAACGTCCTGTCCGATGTCGTCACGTTGGCGCCAGATGCCATGCACACCCTGAGTGTCAGCATCTGGGCCGAGCCGCTGGCGGCGTTGCCGGAAGCGTAA
- a CDS encoding MFS transporter, translating into MSTVSSSTVQPSRPLTRSDYKTLSLSALGGALEFYDFIIFVFFATVVGKLFFPADMPEWLRLMQTFGIFAAGYLARPLGGIVMAHFGDLLGRKKMFTLSIFMMAVPTLIMGLLPTYAQIGLWAPILLLLMRVIQGAAIGGEVPGAWVFVSEHVPPRSIGYACGTLTAGLTSGILLGSLVATLINSLYSAEEMLDYAWRIPFLLGGVFGLLSVYLRRWLHETPVFAELQLRKALAEEVPLKAVLRDHRGAILLSMLLTWLLSAGVIVVILMTPTVLQTVYGFSPATALKANSLAIVCLSLGCVGAGSLADRFGAGWVFILGCLALLVSSWTFYHSLLAHPDWLFPLYAVTGLFVGVIGAVPFVMVQAFPAAVRFSGLSFSYNLAYAIFGGLTPMVVTLMLKTSPMGPAWYVAALCVMGMLIGIHLLRKQR; encoded by the coding sequence ATGTCCACTGTGTCCTCAAGTACCGTGCAGCCCTCGCGCCCGCTGACCCGCAGCGACTATAAGACCTTGTCGCTTTCTGCCTTGGGCGGAGCGTTGGAGTTTTACGACTTCATCATTTTCGTGTTTTTTGCCACTGTGGTCGGCAAGTTGTTTTTCCCTGCGGATATGCCTGAGTGGCTGCGACTGATGCAGACCTTCGGTATTTTTGCTGCCGGTTACCTGGCGCGACCGCTGGGTGGCATCGTTATGGCGCACTTCGGCGACCTTTTGGGGCGCAAGAAAATGTTCACCCTGAGCATTTTCATGATGGCCGTACCGACCCTGATCATGGGCTTGTTGCCGACGTACGCGCAGATTGGCCTGTGGGCGCCGATTCTGCTGCTGTTGATGCGGGTTATTCAGGGTGCGGCGATTGGCGGTGAGGTGCCTGGCGCCTGGGTATTTGTGTCCGAGCATGTGCCGCCGCGCAGCATTGGCTACGCGTGCGGCACCCTGACCGCCGGCCTGACCTCGGGCATTTTGCTGGGTTCGCTGGTCGCCACCCTGATCAATAGCCTCTACAGCGCTGAGGAGATGCTCGATTACGCATGGCGGATTCCGTTTTTGCTTGGGGGCGTATTTGGTCTGCTGTCTGTTTACCTGCGCCGCTGGCTGCATGAAACGCCGGTTTTCGCCGAGCTGCAGCTGCGCAAGGCGCTGGCCGAAGAGGTGCCGCTCAAGGCCGTGTTGCGCGACCATCGCGGGGCGATCCTGTTATCGATGCTATTGACCTGGCTGTTGTCGGCTGGCGTCATCGTCGTGATCCTGATGACCCCAACGGTATTGCAAACGGTTTACGGCTTCTCCCCCGCGACGGCGCTGAAGGCCAATAGTCTGGCGATTGTCTGCCTGAGCCTGGGCTGTGTCGGCGCGGGTTCTCTGGCGGATCGCTTTGGCGCTGGCTGGGTGTTTATCCTCGGTTGCCTGGCGTTGCTTGTCAGTTCATGGACGTTCTATCACAGCCTTTTGGCGCACCCCGACTGGCTGTTTCCGTTGTACGCCGTCACCGGGTTATTTGTCGGCGTCATCGGTGCGGTGCCGTTCGTCATGGTCCAGGCCTTTCCGGCAGCCGTGCGGTTCTCGGGACTGTCGTTCTCGTACAACCTGGCGTACGCGATATTTGGCGGTCTGACGCCGATGGTGGTGACCCTCATGCTCAAGACCAGTCCAATGGGGCCGGCCTGGTACGTGGCAGCCCTCTGCGTCATGGGCATGCTGATTGGCATCCATTTGTTGCGCAAGCAACGCTGA